One region of Triticum aestivum cultivar Chinese Spring chromosome 6B, IWGSC CS RefSeq v2.1, whole genome shotgun sequence genomic DNA includes:
- the LOC123139660 gene encoding wall-associated receptor kinase 2-like, translated as MCGNVSVPYPFGIGVGCFRDDGQPGFQLECNDSGPGRPPRLTIVGYDYHLAALSLEGEARTYLRATRHCYNSTGELIDRVTEYMTLLGTPYLFSSAKNRLVTLGCPSLGYFNDGRGFYISGCTSVCRPSQYALPGSCTGVGCCQSAIPNGADFWESTLFNFSPGQQDTVVFNTNPTSCRYVFLVETKWFDGQASHSFVNRTDDFTVPLMLDWAVRNVGNCSAARRNATDFACKSAGSRCLDATNGPGYRCSCPSGHEGNPYLDRGCIDIDECRRKDEYLCYGECRNTPGNYTCECPPGTSGDAYRESGCRANDKFTLALKIVTGVSVGVFLSLFTCFWVYLGHQKRKLIKAKQSFFEHNGGVILQQQMRSYSSAAGGGSGGFKIYSEEELKKATNNFAADQILGRGGHGIVYRGVLEDSTIVAIKKSKMMEETETKEFAREMFILSQINHRNVVKLHGCCLEVEVPMLVYEYVSNGTLYHYIHGGKGLESNTALDTCLRIAAESAEALSYMHSSASPPILHGDVKTANILLDGNLTAKVADFGASKLAPSDEAEIATLVQGTCGYLDPEYLMTCQLTDKSDVYSFGVVLLELLTGKKVIYFDGPEQGKSLVSRFTTAVKTNRHDEVLDSRARKEMGPKALEEVTHLVMRCVSMSGEDRPVMKEVAERLEALRRYQQNPWGQAGAGDPEEGQSLLGREQQCDVTYKFIPQDVLDAEEGSTYTFSL; from the exons ATGTGCGGCAACGTCAGCGTACCCTACCCCTTCGGCATCGGCGTTGGCTGCTTCCGCGACGACGGCCAGCCGGGCTTCCAGCTCGAGTGCAATGACTCCGGCCCCGGCCGGCCTCCGCGCCTCACCATAGTCGGCTACGACTACCACCTCGCCGCGCTGTCCCTCGAAGGCGAAGCCCGGACCTACCTCAGGGCCACGCGCCACTGCTACAACTCCACGGGGGAACTCATCGATAGGGTTACGGAGTACATGACCCTCTTAGGCACCCCCTACCTCTTCTCGTCGGCCAAGAACCGGCTCGTCACGCTCGGCTGCCCCAGCCTCGGCTACTTCAACGACGGCAGAGGCTTCTACATCAGCGGCTGCACGTCCGTGTGCCGGCCGTCCCAGTACGCCCTGCCGGGCTCGTGCACCGGCGTCGGCTGCTGCCAGAGCGCGATACCCAACGGCGCCGACTTCTGGGAGTCGACCCTTTTTAACTTCTCGCCGGGGCAGCAGGACACAGTCGTCTTCAACACCAACCCCACCTCGTGCCGCTATGTGTTCCTCGTCGAGACCAAGTGGTTCGACGGTCAAGCCTCCCACAGTTTCGTCAACCGCACCGACGACTTCACCGTGCCGCTCATGCTCGACTGGGCCGTCAGGAACGTCGGCAACTGCAGCGCCGCCAGGCGCAACGCCACCGACTTCGCTTGCAAGAGCGCGGGCAGCCGGTGCTTGGACGCCACCAATGGCCCTGGGTACCGGTGCAGCTGCCCGAGTGGGCACGAAGGAAATCCCTACCTCGACCGTGGATGCATAG ACATCGACGAGTGCCGTCGGAAAGACGAATACCTGTGCTACGGTGAGTGCAGAAACACGCCGGGAAACTATACTTGCGAATGCCCTCCAGGTACGAGTGGAGATGCCTACAGGGAGAGCGGCTGCCGGGCAAATGACAAGTTCACCTTGGCTCTCAAAATCGTTACAG GAGTTAGCGTCGGGGTGTTCTTGTCATTATTCACATGCTTCTGGGTCTACCTAGGACATCAGAAGCGGAAGCTCATCAAGGCAAAGCAGAGCTTCTTCGAGCACAACGGAGGCGTCATCCTGCAGCAGCAGATGCGTTCCTACAGTAGCGCTGCTGGGGGAGGGAGTGGTGGGTTCAAGATATACTCAGAAGAGGAGCTCAAGAAGGCGACCAACAATTTCGCCGCTGATCAGATCCTCGGTCGCGGCGGCCACGGCATTGTGTATAGAGGTGTTCTGGAGGACAGTACCATAGTGGCTATAAAGAAGTCCAAGATGATGGAGGAAACTGAGACCAAGGAGTTCGCAAGGGAGATGTTCATACTTTCCCAGATTAACCACCGAAACGTCGTCAAGCTACACGGATGTTGCCTTGAGGTGGAGGTGCCAATGCTGGTCTACGAGTACGTCTCCAACGGCACCCTCTACCACTACATCCATGGCGGCAAGGGCCTCGAATCCAATACCGCACTTGACACCTGTCTACGGATAGCGGCAGAGTCGGCAGAGGCTTTATCGTATATGCACTCATCGGCCTCGCCCCCGATCCTTCATGGCGATGTCAAGACGGCCAACATCCTGCTTGACGGCAACCTCACCGCCAAAGTCGCAGACTTTGGGGCGTCGAAACTGGCGCCTAGTGACGAAGCCGAGATTGCGACATTGGTGCAAGGCACTTGCGGATACCTGGACCCGGAGTACCTCATGACATGCCAACTGACTGACAAGAGTGACGTGTATAGCTTTGGGGTCGTTCTGTTGGAGCTTCTGACAGGAAAGAAGGTGATCTACTTCGATGGGCCAGAGCAGGGCAAGAGCCTCGTGTCCCGATTCACGACAGCCGTGAAAACCAACCGACACGACGAGGTCCTTGATAGCCGGGCGAGGAAGGAGATGGGCCCCAAGGCATTGGAAGAAGTCACACATCTTGTGATGCGATGCGTGAGCATGAGTGGGGAGGACCGACCAGTAATGAAGGAAGTTGCCGAGAGGCTAGAGGCGTTGAGGAGGTACCAGCAGAACCCATGGGGTCAGGCTGGTGCCGGAGATCCGGAGGAGGGGCAAAGCTTGCTTGGCAGGGAGCAACAATGTGATGTGACTTATAAGTTTATACCGCAAGATGTGCTTGATGCTGAAGAGGGCAGTACATACACTTTTAGCTTGTAG